The genomic DNA GGAAAACAAACTACTGGCACCGATTTCAGGGGTGCCGATGGTCAGAGTCGTCGCCGAGACTGCGGTCGAATCGACGCTGGAGGAAGTCGTCGCGGTTGTCGGTCATCAAAACGAGGCTCTCTCGGATGCGCTGTCGGCCACAGTCGACGCCGTCCGGTACAACGGCCGATACCCGGACGGGCAGAGCGAATCAGTCCGACACGGGGTCGCGATAGCGCGCCAACACGACTGGGATGCCATCGTGTTCGTCTTGGGCGACATGCCGTTCGTCGAGACGGCCACGCTCGACCTGCTCGAAGGCACCTACCAGTCGTCGACGGCGAGTATCGTCGTGCCGCGCTACGACGGCCGCCGAGGGAATCCAGTTCTGTTCGGCCGCCAGCACTTCGAGCAACTGGCGAGCCTCTCAGGGGACCGAGGTGGACGGGAGATACTACTGAACCACGAGGGGACCCGATTCGTCGACGTCGACGACTCGGGCGTCGTCGAAGACATCGATACCAGACAGGACAGAGCGGCCCATATCGAGTGAACGCTTTCAGCGGTGGTTCCCCGGTGAAACGGCGTCTCTGAGGGCACTGTAGCGGTCGTGCTTCACCGACGGCCCGCACTGGCGGAGTGTGCTCATCTTCATTTCGCCGCTCAGAGGCTCTGAGAGTGGCTGTTCGGTATCGGTAGGTCTACCGGCTGTTGACTGTGCCTCAGCACCTGCGAGCGACAGTTTCTGGGCGTGAGAAGGACCAGAGACGATGCCAGTGGGGGTACACGCTCGATACCAGTCTGAATCGCCGTCCGGTGTGTCACTCCCCAAGGAATGACCAGATGTCGGCTCCAGACTACACAGGTCAATAGTGTTTAGTTTACAGCTTCGTGTCAGTGAGTGGACCTCTGGAGCCAGTGTTCTGTCGTGCTCGGTTCGGCGTGACAGAAATGATTTGAAAGGCGATATTTCTGGCGGTTTGATTTTCTGTAGACACGTTCGACAGCGTCGCGATTTCCGCGGCGTTCTGTCCGAAATCGGAGCCCGGGTCGTCGAATCGGAGTCTGGGAACGCATCGCGCCATAGACCGGAAAGGCGGCGGTTTCGAGATCGGATTTTTCCCGCAGTGCTTTGAGAAAGATGTAGCAGGGGCGAGTGTAGGTGTTGAAAACACCTCCAGTGGGGGCTCGTCTGTCTGTCGACTCGCGGCGGCGTACAGACAGAGCTGTCGGCCGTTGATCCGGACCGCTGTTTCGGCGACCACGACCTGCGTCGGAGCGCTGCCGCTGACTGGCCGTCAATCGGCCTTCTGTACCCAATCGCCGACGGCTTTTCGAGGGGACTAGACAGCCAGAATATCAGAAATATATACTGTGTCTGATAGTGATATTACGGTGCAACTGAAGACGGTATCGCCCGCTGAACGAGCACAGGCCGCTGGCAAGTTTTCCGCGTATCCGACAGTATATGCCAACACTAACCATAGGTAGCGGCAGCCGAATGTACGATACCACCGAGACGGGCCGTCCGCCGACGCGAGTGTCGAACGCGTTGGTCGCCGCGCCACACTCCCTGGCCAGTAGCGCCGGTCTCGCAGTTCTGCGCGCCGGCGGGAGCGCGGTCGACGCGGCCATCGGAATCAACGCCGTCCTCGCCGTGGCGTACCCCCACATGGCAGGGTTGGGCGGCGACGGGTTCTGGCTTATCGCTTCACCGGACAGCGATGTTCGCGCGATCAACGCCAGCGGACCGGCCGCTGCCAGCGCGACCCAGTCGTTCTACGACGGTGCGGACGAGATTCCCGAACGCGGCCCCGGCGGTGCGCTCACGGTTCCCGGCGCGGTCGACGGGTGGCGACTGGCCCACGAGGCGTACGGTCGCCTCAGCTGGGAGCGACTGTTCGAGGATGCCATCGGCGCTGCTGACGACGGCGTCCCGGTGACCGAGAAACTGGCCGGCTGGATGCGCCGGGACCGGGACGTGCTCGGCGCCGACACCCGGGCGGCATCGACGTATCTGCCGGGCGGAGAGCCGCCGGCAGCCGGTCACCGACTCGTGCAAACTGAACTGGCCGATTCACTGCGGGTCGTCGCGAACAGGGGGCCGCGGGAGGGGTTCTACGAGGGGCGGCTCGCGACGGAGTTCTGTGAGAGCCTCGGACCGGAGTCGCCACTCGACCCGAGTGATTTCGCGGCGTACAGCGCGGCGTGGGTCGACCCGATATCGGTGTCGTATCGCGACCACACGGCCTACGCGCTCCCCCCGAAC from Halomicroarcula saliterrae includes the following:
- a CDS encoding nucleotidyltransferase family protein, with amino-acid sequence MPDERDRTVGGVVLAAGTSARYGAENKLLAPISGVPMVRVVAETAVESTLEEVVAVVGHQNEALSDALSATVDAVRYNGRYPDGQSESVRHGVAIARQHDWDAIVFVLGDMPFVETATLDLLEGTYQSSTASIVVPRYDGRRGNPVLFGRQHFEQLASLSGDRGGREILLNHEGTRFVDVDDSGVVEDIDTRQDRAAHIE